Proteins encoded within one genomic window of Streptomyces taklimakanensis:
- a CDS encoding DUF3145 family protein, which yields MTTRGVLYVHSAPRALCPHVEWAVAGVLGARVGLDWIKQPAAPGTWRAELSWQGEPGTASKLASALRGWRMLRYEVTSEPCSTAEGERYSSTPELGIFHAVTGLHGDILIPEDRLRSALDRAARGETELETEIAKLLGKPWDDELEPFRYAGEGAPVRWLHQVV from the coding sequence GTGACGACACGTGGAGTTCTGTACGTCCACTCCGCGCCCCGCGCACTGTGTCCACACGTCGAATGGGCCGTCGCCGGAGTGCTCGGCGCCCGCGTCGGACTCGACTGGATCAAGCAGCCCGCCGCGCCGGGCACCTGGCGCGCCGAACTGTCCTGGCAGGGCGAACCGGGCACCGCCTCCAAGCTGGCCTCCGCGCTGCGCGGCTGGCGGATGCTCCGCTACGAGGTCACCTCCGAGCCCTGCTCCACCGCCGAGGGCGAGCGCTACAGCTCCACCCCCGAACTGGGCATCTTCCACGCGGTGACCGGCCTGCACGGCGACATCCTCATCCCCGAGGACCGGCTGCGCTCCGCCCTCGACCGCGCCGCGCGCGGCGAGACGGAGCTGGAGACCGAGATCGCCAAACTGCTCGGCAAGCCCTGGGACGACGAGTTGGAGCCCTTCCGCTACGCGGGCGAGGGCGCTCCGGTGCGCTGGCTCCACCAGGTGGTCTGA
- a CDS encoding SGNH/GDSL hydrolase family protein yields MREDLSSDPRRARRGGHRGVLGAACAVVAAVVALIVFAVSCGGPTGGGDAGSEGNDDAPRPRSASPSPTWDTGPDSLAALGDSITRAFDACSLLDDCPEASWATGTSPEVDSLARRLDVPASARWNHARSGALMSDLPGQARRAAAHRPELVTVLVGANDACRPTVGEMTPVEEFRADFAEALRALRAASPRTQVFVASLPDLERLWSVGRSHPLASQVWKLGICPSMLGGTSDPLDTAAAERRGKVAERVRAYNSALEEVCAGDARCRHDGGAVHAYRFTTRELSTWDWFHPGVEGQRRLAEIAHRVVTAERPPA; encoded by the coding sequence ATGCGAGAGGACCTGTCGTCCGACCCCCGCCGGGCCCGGCGGGGCGGGCACCGAGGGGTGCTGGGCGCCGCGTGCGCGGTCGTCGCCGCGGTGGTGGCCCTGATCGTGTTCGCCGTCTCGTGCGGCGGCCCGACCGGGGGCGGCGACGCCGGCTCCGAGGGGAACGACGACGCGCCGCGACCCCGGAGCGCCTCCCCCTCCCCCACCTGGGACACCGGGCCGGACTCGCTGGCGGCCCTGGGCGACTCCATCACCCGCGCCTTCGACGCCTGCTCGCTGCTGGACGACTGCCCGGAGGCGTCCTGGGCCACCGGGACCTCGCCGGAGGTGGACAGCCTGGCCCGACGGCTGGACGTGCCGGCCTCCGCCCGCTGGAACCACGCGCGCTCCGGCGCCCTGATGTCCGACCTGCCCGGTCAGGCCCGCAGGGCCGCCGCCCACCGGCCGGAGCTGGTGACGGTGCTGGTCGGCGCGAACGACGCCTGCCGACCGACCGTCGGGGAGATGACGCCGGTGGAGGAGTTCCGAGCCGACTTCGCCGAGGCGCTGCGCGCCCTGCGCGCCGCGTCGCCGAGGACGCAGGTCTTCGTGGCGAGCCTGCCGGACCTGGAGCGGCTGTGGTCCGTGGGCCGCTCCCACCCCCTGGCCTCGCAGGTGTGGAAGCTGGGCATCTGCCCGTCGATGCTGGGCGGCACCTCCGACCCCTTGGACACCGCGGCCGCCGAGCGGCGCGGAAAGGTGGCGGAGCGGGTGCGGGCGTACAACTCGGCGCTGGAGGAGGTCTGCGCGGGCGACGCGCGCTGCCGTCACGACGGCGGGGCGGTCCACGCCTACCGCTTCACCACCCGGGAGTTGAGCACCTGGGACTGGTTCCACCCGGGCGTGGAGGGGCAGCGCAGGCTCGCCGAGATCGCCCACCGCGTGGTGACCGCCGAGCGTCCGCCCGCCTGA
- a CDS encoding enolase C-terminal domain-like protein, translated as MRITGISTHVVGTPWRNLTYVQVHTDEGLTGVGETRMLGHTDALVGYLREAEANHIAGSDPFAVEDLVRRMKYGDYGRAGEIVMSGIAVVEMACWDIKGKALGVPVWQLLGGRVTEKVKAYANGWYTVERTPEAFHQAALKVVERGYRALKLDPFGTGHFELDHTETLRSVALVEAVRDAIGPERELLLEMHGRFSPSTAVRIAREVEPFRPSWLEEPVPPENLKALAKVADKVDMPIATGERIHDRIEFRELFESQAVDIIQPDLGHLGGILETRKLAATAETHYMMVAPHNVGGSVLTAASLQLAGCTPNFKILEHFNDFADAEIKRVVKGAPEVVDGYFALPDAPGLGVELDTDAAAEFPQQQARFDLWAEGWEKRNPRGTRA; from the coding sequence GTGCGCATCACCGGAATCAGCACGCATGTCGTCGGTACTCCGTGGCGCAACCTGACCTACGTCCAGGTGCACACCGACGAGGGACTCACCGGCGTCGGCGAGACCCGGATGCTCGGGCACACCGACGCGCTCGTCGGCTACCTGCGGGAGGCCGAGGCCAACCACATCGCCGGCTCCGACCCCTTCGCCGTCGAGGACCTGGTGCGCCGCATGAAGTACGGCGACTACGGGCGGGCCGGCGAGATCGTGATGTCCGGCATCGCCGTCGTGGAGATGGCCTGCTGGGACATCAAGGGCAAGGCACTGGGCGTACCCGTCTGGCAGTTGCTCGGCGGACGGGTCACCGAGAAGGTCAAGGCGTACGCCAACGGCTGGTACACCGTCGAACGCACCCCCGAGGCGTTCCACCAGGCGGCCCTGAAGGTCGTCGAGCGCGGCTACCGGGCGCTCAAGCTGGACCCCTTCGGCACCGGCCACTTCGAGCTGGACCACACCGAGACGCTGCGCTCGGTCGCCCTGGTGGAAGCGGTGCGGGACGCGATCGGGCCGGAGCGCGAGCTGCTGCTGGAGATGCACGGCCGGTTCAGCCCCTCCACGGCCGTCCGCATCGCCCGCGAAGTGGAGCCGTTCCGGCCGAGTTGGCTGGAGGAGCCCGTGCCGCCGGAGAACCTCAAGGCCCTGGCGAAGGTGGCCGACAAGGTGGACATGCCGATCGCCACCGGCGAGCGCATCCACGACCGGATCGAGTTCCGCGAGCTGTTCGAGTCGCAGGCCGTCGACATCATCCAGCCGGACCTGGGCCACCTCGGCGGCATCCTGGAGACCCGCAAGCTCGCCGCCACCGCCGAGACCCACTACATGATGGTGGCGCCGCACAACGTCGGCGGCTCGGTGCTGACCGCCGCCTCGCTCCAACTGGCGGGCTGCACCCCGAACTTCAAGATCCTGGAGCACTTCAACGACTTCGCGGACGCCGAGATCAAGAGGGTGGTCAAGGGCGCGCCGGAGGTCGTGGACGGCTACTTCGCCCTCCCGGACGCCCCCGGGCTGGGCGTGGAGCTGGACACCGACGCGGCGGCCGAGTTCCCGCAGCAGCAGGCCCGGTTCGACCTGTGGGCCGAGGGCTGGGAGAAGCGGAACCCGCGCGGGACGCGGGCGTGA
- a CDS encoding alcohol dehydrogenase catalytic domain-containing protein, which yields MERPGAHRFAEVSHAPPGPGEVRVAVFAAGVCASDREVYAGTRAEGYVRYPVVPGHEWSGTVEEVGEGVDPALVGRKAVGEGFRACLVCDRCREGAGSLCVGGYDETGFTRPGAFADALTLPARLLHVLDDGADLRSAALLEPAAVVAAAALAAEPRPGERIAVVGAGTLGLLAVQFLAASSPAELLVVDPRIERARQATAMGATEAREPAATGELHGRYDLVVETAGAPTTARDSCLLARRGGRVVLTGLPEPGAAGIDPIHLTVGQITVRTVFGAPSAAWAYAVRAFETGLLAPAALITHELPLEEFARAVALVGGEDPEVGKVLLRP from the coding sequence GTGGAGCGGCCCGGCGCGCACCGGTTCGCCGAGGTGTCCCACGCCCCGCCCGGACCGGGCGAGGTCCGGGTGGCGGTGTTCGCGGCCGGGGTCTGCGCCAGCGACCGCGAGGTGTACGCCGGCACCCGGGCCGAGGGCTACGTCCGCTACCCCGTCGTCCCCGGCCACGAGTGGTCCGGGACGGTGGAGGAGGTCGGGGAGGGCGTCGACCCGGCGCTGGTCGGGCGGAAGGCGGTGGGCGAGGGGTTCCGCGCCTGCCTGGTCTGCGACCGCTGCCGGGAGGGCGCCGGCAGCCTGTGCGTCGGCGGCTACGACGAGACGGGCTTCACCCGGCCCGGCGCCTTCGCCGACGCCCTGACCCTGCCCGCCCGGCTGCTGCACGTCCTGGACGACGGCGCCGACCTGCGCTCCGCGGCCCTGCTGGAGCCGGCCGCCGTGGTCGCCGCGGCCGCGCTGGCGGCGGAGCCCCGGCCCGGCGAGCGGATCGCGGTGGTCGGCGCGGGCACGCTCGGCCTGCTGGCCGTCCAGTTCCTGGCCGCCTCCTCCCCCGCCGAGCTGCTGGTGGTGGATCCCAGGATCGAGCGCGCCCGGCAGGCGACGGCGATGGGCGCCACCGAGGCGCGCGAGCCGGCGGCGACCGGGGAACTGCACGGCCGCTACGACCTGGTGGTGGAGACCGCGGGCGCGCCCACCACCGCACGGGACTCCTGTCTGCTGGCCCGGCGCGGCGGTCGGGTGGTCCTCACCGGGTTGCCCGAGCCGGGCGCGGCGGGCATCGACCCGATCCACCTGACCGTCGGGCAGATCACCGTCCGGACCGTCTTCGGCGCGCCGTCGGCCGCCTGGGCGTACGCGGTGCGCGCCTTCGAGACCGGTCTGCTCGCGCCGGCCGCCCTGATCACCCACGAACTGCCGCTGGAGGAGTTCGCCCGGGCCGTCGCACTGGTCGGCGGCGAAGACCCGGAGGTCGGCAAGGTGCTGCTGCGTCCCTGA
- a CDS encoding TetR family transcriptional regulator C-terminal domain-containing protein, which translates to MSPRRSAAEARRTRERIVERSVALASLEGLEGLTIGRLAADLGLSKSGLLGHFGTKEALQIAALERAATIFDREVWRPAAGAEPGLARLRAVCATWISYLERGVFPGGCLFVGSTFEYDGRVGPVRDLLRRQFGAWRHRLSADVRTAVRRGELPRDTDPEQVVFELYGILMSLNHALQLDGDTAAAGRARRAVDRLLPPAPGPTAARPSPPASS; encoded by the coding sequence GTGAGCCCCCGCAGATCCGCCGCCGAAGCCCGCCGCACCCGCGAGCGGATCGTCGAACGCAGTGTCGCCCTCGCCTCGTTGGAGGGCCTGGAAGGGCTGACGATCGGCCGGCTCGCCGCCGACCTGGGGCTCAGCAAGTCCGGCCTGCTGGGCCACTTCGGCACCAAGGAGGCACTTCAGATCGCCGCCCTGGAACGGGCGGCGACGATCTTCGACCGTGAGGTCTGGCGTCCCGCGGCCGGCGCCGAGCCGGGACTGGCGCGGCTGCGCGCGGTCTGCGCGACGTGGATCTCCTACCTGGAGCGCGGGGTGTTCCCCGGCGGCTGCCTCTTCGTCGGCTCCACCTTCGAGTACGACGGTCGCGTCGGGCCCGTGCGGGACCTGCTGCGGCGCCAGTTCGGCGCGTGGCGGCACAGGCTCTCGGCGGACGTGCGGACGGCCGTCCGACGCGGCGAGCTGCCCCGCGACACCGATCCGGAGCAGGTCGTGTTCGAGCTCTACGGAATCCTGATGAGCCTGAACCACGCCCTCCAGCTCGACGGCGACACCGCGGCCGCCGGCCGCGCCCGGCGCGCGGTGGACCGGTTGCTGCCCCCCGCGCCGGGGCCGACCGCGGCCCGGCCCTCCCCTCCGGCCTCCTCCTGA
- a CDS encoding beta-ketoacyl-ACP synthase 3, producing the protein MPRTRIAALGHHQPDHVLTNHDLAGMVETSDEWIRQRTGIVTRRVAREETVTDLAAAAAGKALAASGLDPADIGLVTVATCSAQDRCPSIAAQVAGRLGVPGAVAFDLNNGCAGFTTALATADHSLRAGAARHALVVGAEKMSDVTDWTDRSTCVLLGDGAGAAVVSAEEGGDAGRDGIGPVVWGSDPTRGDAVRLKGAWRPRFAQEGQTVFRWATTELAPLIERACEKAGVAPGDLGGIVTHQANLRIIESLVRRLSVDGVVVARDVVDSGNTSAASVPLALSKLVERRELEPGAPVLLFSFGGGLSWAGQVVTCP; encoded by the coding sequence GTGCCCCGTACCCGTATCGCCGCCCTGGGCCACCACCAGCCCGACCACGTGCTGACCAACCACGACCTGGCGGGCATGGTGGAGACCAGCGACGAGTGGATCCGGCAACGGACCGGTATCGTCACCCGCCGCGTCGCCCGCGAGGAGACCGTCACCGATCTGGCCGCCGCCGCGGCGGGCAAGGCCCTGGCCGCCTCCGGGCTCGATCCGGCCGACATCGGACTGGTCACCGTCGCCACCTGCTCGGCCCAGGACCGCTGTCCGTCCATCGCCGCCCAGGTCGCCGGGCGCCTGGGCGTTCCCGGCGCCGTCGCCTTCGACCTCAACAACGGCTGCGCGGGCTTCACCACCGCCCTGGCCACCGCCGACCACTCGCTGCGCGCCGGGGCCGCGCGGCACGCCCTGGTCGTCGGCGCCGAGAAGATGTCCGACGTCACCGACTGGACCGACCGCTCCACCTGCGTCCTCCTCGGTGACGGGGCGGGCGCGGCCGTCGTCAGCGCCGAGGAGGGCGGCGACGCCGGCCGGGACGGCATCGGCCCCGTCGTCTGGGGCTCCGACCCCACGCGCGGGGACGCCGTACGGCTGAAGGGCGCCTGGCGGCCGCGCTTCGCCCAGGAGGGCCAGACCGTCTTCCGCTGGGCCACCACCGAGCTGGCCCCCCTGATCGAGCGGGCGTGCGAGAAGGCCGGTGTCGCCCCCGGGGACCTCGGTGGCATCGTCACCCACCAGGCCAACCTGCGCATCATCGAGTCCCTGGTGCGCCGCCTGAGCGTGGACGGCGTCGTGGTGGCGCGCGACGTGGTCGACTCCGGCAACACCTCGGCCGCCTCCGTTCCGCTCGCCCTGTCCAAGCTGGTCGAGCGCCGTGAACTCGAACCGGGGGCGCCCGTGCTGCTGTTCTCCTTCGGCGGTGGGCTCTCCTGGGCCGGGCAGGTCGTCACCTGCCCCTGA
- the chvE gene encoding multiple monosaccharide ABC transporter substrate-binding protein, which produces MRDRTRARTRTRTTRAAVGVCALLALALTACGQNSEGGSRDDGADNAAEGGTIGIAMPTKSSERWIADGENMVEQFEAKGYETDLQYGDDKVENQVAQIENMISKGHDALVIAAIDGSSLTNVLRRAEEAGIPVIAYDRLIRGTESVDYYATFDNFTVGELQGQYIVDALELEENKGETFDLELFAGSPDDNNTGFFFRGAMSVLEPHIDSGRLVVRSGQTELNQVTTLRWDGGTAQKRMDDLLSRHYGGERLDAVLSPYDGISIGVISALKSASYGTEGKPYPVVTGQDAELASVKSILAGQQTQTVFKDTRELAKRAVQMTDAVLGGGEPEVNDTESYDNGAKVVPAYLLEPVSIDRSNTDLLVDEGYYTADQLT; this is translated from the coding sequence ATGCGCGACCGCACCCGTGCCCGCACCCGTACGCGCACCACCAGAGCCGCCGTCGGCGTCTGCGCCCTCCTCGCCCTGGCGTTGACCGCCTGCGGCCAGAACTCCGAGGGCGGCAGCAGGGACGACGGAGCCGACAACGCCGCCGAGGGCGGCACCATCGGCATCGCCATGCCCACCAAGTCCTCCGAGCGGTGGATAGCCGACGGCGAGAACATGGTGGAGCAGTTCGAGGCCAAGGGCTACGAGACCGATCTGCAGTACGGCGACGACAAGGTGGAGAACCAGGTCGCGCAGATCGAGAACATGATCTCCAAGGGCCACGACGCACTGGTGATCGCCGCCATCGACGGCTCCTCGCTGACCAACGTACTCCGCCGCGCCGAGGAGGCCGGCATCCCCGTCATCGCCTACGACCGCCTCATCCGCGGCACCGAGAGCGTCGACTACTACGCCACCTTCGACAACTTCACGGTCGGCGAACTCCAGGGTCAGTACATCGTCGACGCGCTGGAGCTGGAGGAGAACAAGGGGGAGACGTTCGACCTGGAGCTGTTCGCCGGCTCGCCGGACGACAACAACACCGGTTTCTTCTTCCGCGGCGCGATGAGCGTCCTGGAGCCCCACATCGACAGCGGGCGGCTCGTCGTGCGCAGCGGCCAGACGGAGCTGAACCAGGTCACCACCCTGCGCTGGGACGGCGGCACCGCCCAGAAGCGGATGGACGACCTGCTCAGCCGCCACTACGGCGGTGAGCGCCTGGACGCGGTCCTCTCCCCCTACGACGGCATCTCCATCGGCGTCATCTCGGCGCTCAAGAGCGCCAGCTACGGCACCGAGGGCAAGCCCTACCCCGTGGTCACCGGGCAGGACGCCGAGCTGGCCTCCGTCAAGTCGATCCTCGCCGGGCAGCAGACCCAGACCGTCTTCAAGGACACCCGCGAGTTGGCGAAGCGGGCCGTGCAGATGACCGACGCCGTGCTCGGCGGCGGCGAGCCCGAGGTCAACGACACCGAGTCCTACGACAACGGCGCCAAGGTCGTCCCCGCCTACCTGCTGGAGCCCGTCAGCATCGACAGGTCCAACACCGATCTGCTCGTGGACGAGGGGTACTACACCGCCGACCAGCTCACGTAG